The Solanum lycopersicum chromosome 6, SLM_r2.1 genome has a window encoding:
- the LOC101252886 gene encoding uncharacterized protein, protein MAPKKNKKLTNTMAPKKKKKQSNNAAESSSKSTVAEKKNPQALKGKHKLVKKFSHVNSAQIKEAKISSQMRARNKHKKAKNGNKGNHVGEKDASESENINKGNNELDTSERCGEMTKYEKTQKSLDLNEGRGEVNKDAKTLNSLGGVIFMCNARTKEDCFRYRVMGVSASKQHFVMGIKPGLKLFLFDFDLKLMYGVYEASSAGGMRLQPAAFGGAFPAQVPFRIHKDCIPLPENVFKKAIRDNYDEKTHKFKTELTLMQVEKLTEMFRPTPCLYPTLKPVLQDPVAQPVIQRSAAPPLSGYEPVREHVYGAQYGSSKAGQNFSHDHGRQQFVDHHVMPREVARNLHFLTEKEYRNYGLQQAKHVQPCTSAVHVTHNLDHCGSEQGIQQLLRAPAGARSDAAFARNEHVHSDARFPNEREYRSYGLNSLHGQPGTVTPAAESRNRMSAAANHSLLKNVNPYDEDTTSLVNRYLSLPRTMITPGELPLTGRESFASASNYVSDIRGHPGRLPAENVRFYAPSSPNALSGYGHIYQHPRDEPGRSLSGLRQYPFAGPPASRR, encoded by the exons ATGGCTccaaaaaagaacaagaaactGACCAATACTATGgctccaaaaaagaaaaagaaacagagCAATAACGCTGCTGAATCTAGTTCTAAAAGTACAGTTgctgaaaaaaaaaatcctcaaGCACTGAAGGGTAAACATAAGCTTGTAAAAAAATTCTCTCATGTAAACTCTGCACAAATCAAAGAAGCTAAGATTAGTTCACAAATGCGAGCCAGAAACAAACACAAGAAGGCAAAAAATGGCAACAAAGGAAATCATGTTGGTGAAAAAGATGCAAGTGAGTCTGAAAATATCAATAAAGGAAACAATGAACTGGACACGAGTGAAAGATGTGGAGAGATGACTAAGTatgaaaaaactcaaaagagCCTTGATCTAAATGAAGGACGGGGAGAGGTAAATAAGGATGCAAAAACTTTGAATAGTCTTGGTGGAGTAATTTTCATGTGCAATGCGAGAACGAAAGAAGATTGTTTCAGATATCGTGTGATGGGTGTTTCTGCAAGCAAACAACACTTTGTGATGGGAATCAAACCTGGTCTTAAGCTTTTCCTCTTTGATTTCGATCTTAAGCTCATGTATGGTGTCTATGAGGCATCTTCTGCTGGTGGAATGAGACTTCAACCAGCGGCATTCGGTGGGGCATTCCCTGCTCAG GTTCCTTTTAGGATTCACAAGGACTGTATTCCACTACCAGAGAATGTGTTCAAGAAAGCAATTAGAGACAACTATGATGAAAAGACACACAAGTTTAAGACTGAGCTGACTCTTATGCAG GTGGAGAAGTTAACAGAGATGTTTAGACCTACACCATGTCTGTATCCAACTCTCAAACCAGTACTTCAGGATCCTGTGGCTCAGCCAGTTATTCAGCGCTCGGCAGCACCACCTTTATCTGGTTATGAACCTGTCAGGGAGCATGTATATGGAGCGCAATACGGCAGTAGTAAAGCAGGTCAGAATTTCTCACATGATCATGGAAGGCAGCAGTTTGTGGACCATCATGTCATGCCTAGAGAGGTCGCCCGTAATCTGCATTTTCTTACTGAGAAAGAATACAGAAACTATGGTCTTCAACAGGCAAAACATGTGCAGCCCTGTACTTCTGCAGTACACGTGACCCACAATTTGGATCATTGTGGATCAGAACAAGGAATACAGCAGCTACTGCGGGCCCCTGCTGGTGCGAGAAGCGATGCAGCTTTTGCACGGAATGAACATGTTCACTCTGATGCTCGTTTTCCAAATGAAAGGGAATACCGTAGTTACGGCCTCAATAGTCTCCATGGGCAACCTGGTACTGTTACCCCTGCTGCAGAAAGTAGAAATAGAATGTCTGCAGCTGCCAATCATAGTTTACTAAAAAATGTAAATCCTTACGACGAGGATACCACCTCACTTGTGAACCGGTATCTTtctcttccaaggacaatgatAACACCTGGAGAGTTGCCTTTGACAGGCAGAGAGTCATTTGCTAGTGCTTCCAACTATGTGAGTGACATCAGAGGCCATCCAGGAAGATTGCCTGCTGAAAATGTAAGATTTTATGCACCAAGTAGTCCTAATGCACTATCAGGTTATGGCCACATATATCAGCATCCTAGAGATGAACCTGGAAGATCATTGTCAGGCTTACGTCAGTATCCTTTTGCTGGCCCACCTGCATCACGTCGCTGA
- the LOC778316 gene encoding U1 small nuclear ribonucleoprotein C-like isoform X1, with the protein MPRYYCDYCDTYLTHDSPSVRKQHNAGYKHKGNVRTYYQQFEAQLNQSLIDQKVKEHLGAFRPVGLPFPQLRPGLPGLPTPPMQMPGNPQMPAGAQWVPGMRPPVLPRPMPGLPGYAPPPMPQMLAPPGAPMPGQVNNMQRPAGPPSAVPGSMGMPAPTGGPPMFAPPPVYQGSTTVPTTGGVDNSSTNAQAADSNQ; encoded by the exons ATGCCTCG GTATTACTGTGACTACTGTGATACTTACTTGACACATGATTCT CCTTCTGTTAGAAAGCAGCATAATGCAGGGTACAAACACAAG GGAAATGTTCGAACTTATTATCAACAATTTGAGGCACAACTGAATCAAAGTCTAATTGATCAAAAAGTCAAGGAACATCTAGGGGCCTTTAGACCAGTTGGCCTTCCTTTTCCTCAGCTAAGGCCTGGTCTTCCTGGTCTTCCAACTCCTCCAATGCAGATGCCCGGCAACCCTCAAATGCCAGCTGGTGCCCAATGGGTCCCTGGTATGCGGCCTCCGGTGCTTCCTAGGCCCATGCCCGGTCTTCCAG GTTATGCACCTCCACCAATGCCTCAGATGTTGGCACCTCCCGGTGCTCCTATGCCTGGTCAAGTCAATAATATGCAAAGACCTGCCGGTCCACCAAGTGCAGTTCCAGGAAGTATGGGAATGCCTGCTCCTACTGGTGGCCCTCCAATGTTTGCACCACCTCCCGTGTATCAAGGAAGTACCACTGTGCCAACAACCGGAGGAGTTGATAATTCCAGTACCAACGCTCAAGCTGCCGACTCTAACCAATAG
- the GID1b-2 gene encoding gibberellin receptor GID1b-2: MAGSNEINANESKRVVPLNTWILISNFKLSYNMLRRPDGTFDRDLAEFIDRKVPTNSIPVDGVYSFDVFDRVTSLLNRIYRPAPENEADWGKIELEKPLSTTEIVPVIIYFHGGSFTHSSANSAIYDTFCRRLVKICKAVVVSVNYRRSPEHRYPCAYDDGWAALKWVKSRTWLQSGKDSKVHVYMAGDSSGGNIAHHVAVRAAEAGVEVLGNIHLHPMFGGQNRTESEKRLDGKYFVTVQDRDWYWRAYLPEGEDRDHPACNIFGSRSRSLKGLKFPKSLVVVAGLDLSQDWQLAYVDGLKNSGHEVNLLYLKQATIGFYFLPNNDHFPCLMEEITNFIHPNCS; the protein is encoded by the exons ATGGCTGGGAGTAATGAAATTAATGCTAATGAATCTAAG AGGGTGGTTCCACTTAATACATGGATCCTTATATCCAATTTCAAGCTTTCTTACAACATGCTTCGTCGTCCTGATGGCACGTTTGATCGTGATTTAGCTGAGTTTATAGACCGGAAGGTCCCTACAAACTCGATTCCAGTTGATGGTGTTTATTCTTTTGATGTATTTGATCGTGTAACGAGTCTTCTTAATCGAATATATCGACCTGCTCCTGAAAATGAGGCTGATTGGGGTAAAATAGAGCTCGAGAAACCTCTGAGCACCACGGAAATTGTTCCTGTTATAATTTATTTCCACGGCGGAAGTTTTACTCATTCCTCAGCCAATAGTGCTATTTATGATACATTTTGTCGCCGCCTAGTTAAGATTTGCAAGGCTGTTGTTGTTTCTGTGAACTATAGACGATCTCCAGAACATCGATATCCTTGTGCATACGATGACGGATGGGCTGCTCTAAAATGGGTAAAATCAAGGACATGGCTTCAAAGTGGGAAGGACTCGAAAGTCCACGTCTATATGGCTGGCGATAGTTCAGGTGGTAATATTGCTCACCACGTTGCTGTAAGGGCTGCTGAAGCAGGTGTCGAAGTATTAGGTAATATACATCTTCATCCAATGTTTGGTGGGCAAAACAGGACAGAATCTGAGAAGAGATTAGACGGGAAATACTTTGTTACCGTACAAGACAGAGATTGGTACTGGAGGGCCTATCTACCGGAAGGGGAAGATAGAGATCATCCGGCATGTAACATATTTGGCTCGAGGAGTAGAAGCCTCAAAGGACTAAAGTTTCCAAAGAGTCTAGTAGTGGTGGCTGGTTTGGATCTTAGTCAGGATTGGCAATTGGCATATGTCGATGGTTTGAAGAACTCGGGGCATGAGGTAAATCTCTTGTATCTAAAACAGGCAACAATCGGTTTCTATTTCTTGCCAAACAACGATCATTTTCCTTGCCTCATGGAGGAGATAACCAACTTCATCCATCCTAACTGTTCATAG